TTAATTTCGATCAAACGTTTCGAAGAATGCTTACGGTACACAACCGTCCAGGCTACAGCTGCTCCGATAAAGCCGTACATGACCACATTGGATATAGCCAGGAATTGGGCAGTGCTTAATTCAAACACCAACACAGTTCGAACAATTGCCTCCAGACTCAGCATGATTCCCCATACGAAACTCATTAAACGCATAATTTTGCGGAAGTAGGCATATTTCCAGTTCTGTTCGAAGTCAACGCCTCCGACAAAACGGCTTGCCAGGTAAAACATGATCGGGCGAGGAAAGAGAAGTGAGCCTAAGAAGATAAGGCCTACAGCACCGGTAATAAAGGATTCACGAATCAATAGAAGCTTCTCGCTGCCGCCCATCGCTACAAGCACGATCGAGAATACGAAGGTAAAGAGCATTAGGGAGCCAAAGGCATCCAGCTTGCGATGCTTTAATAGTTGAATCAGATTCTCGGCTAGAGGAATAAGAGTTGCGATGGA
This genomic window from Paenibacillus hexagrammi contains:
- a CDS encoding VC0807 family protein; the encoded protein is MSKRNYVILTLLLNGIIPWGLYVLLSKHMSGLAALSIATLIPLAENLIQLLKHRKLDAFGSLMLFTFVFSIVLVAMGGSEKLLLIRESFITGAVGLIFLGSLLFPRPIMFYLASRFVGGVDFEQNWKYAYFRKIMRLMSFVWGIMLSLEAIVRTVLVFELSTAQFLAISNVVMYGFIGAAVAWTVVYRKHSSKRLIEIKRNAA